The sequence CGCTACCTCAGGTAATGTCTCTTTCACTGCCTGCGCGACCAGCGTATCCTGTTGATTAAAGCGGTTAACCAGCTCCAGAGTAGAGAGCGCATCCAGATCCATGGTTTGCGGGTTACGCGTTTCAGAAACAAGTGAGCCAAGATTCATTTTTTGTACCTCAAGAATTTTTAATTCATAATAATCACACTATAATGGAATATAAAATTCATTCAGGCGAGCAAAATTCGTATTTGCGTAGACAATCACATTTCCGCCGGGAGTACTTATGAACTGTTTAATTCGCATTCGCCAGCGCTACGCCGGCTTTGCTCAAAGCGACAAAAAACTGGCGGACTTTCTGCTTTCTCAGCCTGACCGCGCCCGTCATCTCAGCTCGCAACAGCTGGCAAGCGAAGCCGGGGTAAGTCAGTCAAGCGTTGTGAAATTTGCCCAGAAGATCGGTTTTAAAGGCTTCCCTGCCCTTAAGCTGGCAATTAGCGAAGCGCTGGTGAGTAATCCCAATCCGCAATCTATGCCGGTGCATAACCAGATCCGCGGGGATGATCCAATGCGTGTGGTCGGGGAAAAGCTGATTAAAGAGAACGTCGCGGCCATGCATGCCACCCTCGACGTGAATACCGAAGAGAAGTTACTGGAAAGCGTGGCGATGCTGCGAGCGGCGCGGCGTATTATTTTAACCGGTATTGGCGCATCCGGCCTGGTGGCGCGTAATTTTGGCTGGAAGCTGACCAAAATCGGTTTTAACGCGATTGTCGAGCAGGATATGCACGCCCTGCTGGCGACCGTGCAGGCGATGGATCCTGAAGATCTGCTGCTGGCCATCTCCTATTCCGGTGAGCGCCGCGAGATTAACATGGCAACGGACGAAGTGCTGCGCGTCGGCGGCAAAATCCTCGCCATCACCGGGTTCACCCCGAATGCCCTGCAACAGCGAGCCACGCGCTGTCTGTATACCATTGCCGAAGAGCAGGCCACGCGCAGCGCGGCGATCTCGTCAACCAGTGCGCAAATGATGCTGACGGACCTGCTGTTTATGGCGCTGGTGCAGCAGGATTTAGAGCGGGCGCCAGAGCGCATTCGCCATAGTGAAGAGCTGGTAAAAAAACTGGTCTGAGTAAGGAATGAGCGTATAATGCCCGCCCTGTTTGTGATGTTTCTGAGAATTTCCTGATGGCGCTGTTAATTACCAAAAAATGCATCAATTGCGATATGTGCGAACCGGAATGCCCGAACCAGGCGATTTCGATGGGCGACAGCATTTATGAGATTAACAGCGACCGCTGCACCGAATGCGTCGGCCACTATGAAACGCCGACCTGTCAGAAAGTGTGCCCGATCCCGAATACCATCCTGAAGGATCCGGCACACGTTGAGAGTGAAGAGCAGCTGTGGGATAGGTTTGTCCTGCTGCACCACGCGGACAAACTCTAGCTTTCAATAATCACCGTTGCGCAGGCGTAGTGACGTTCGTCCGCGAGCGTCACATGCATGTGATTCACGCCCAGTTTCTCCGCAAGCTTTTTCGCCTCGCCCCATAACCGCAGGCGCGGCTTTCCCAGTTCGTCGTTAAATACTTCAAACTGATTAAACGCCAGGCCGTTACGAATGCCCGTACCGAACGCTTTGGCTGCCGCCTCTTTTACCGCAAAACGTTTTGCCAGAAAGCGCACCGGCTGCTGATGCGCTTCCCAGATGGCCCATTCGTTATCGCTGAGCACGCGTCTTGCCAGGCGCTCGCCGCTACGGGCGATCACCGCTTCTATGCGGGCTATCTCAACGATATCAGTGCCTAAGCCCAGAATGGCCATTACTGACGCGCTTCCAGCATCAGGCGTTTCATTTCTGAGACCGCCTCTTTCAGGCCGCTCATCACCGCACGACCAATAATCGCATGACCGATATTCAGCTCATGCATCTCCGGCAGGGCAGCGATAGCCTTAACGTTATGGTAGGTCAGGCCGTGTCCAGCGTTAACCTTCAGCCCCAGGCTCGCCGCGTAGGTGGCCGCTTTGGCAATACGCTCCAGCTCTTTGGCTTGCTCAGCATCGTTTTTGGCATCGGCATAGCAGCCAGTGTGAATTTCGATATACGGCGCGCCAACGTCCGCTGCGGCTTTGATCTGCGCGAAGTCGGCATCGATAAACAGGGAAACCAGGATACCGGCATCCGCCAGACGTTTGCAGGCATCGCGCATTTTATCGATCTGCCCAGCCACATCCAGACCGCCTTCGGTGGTCACTTCCTGACGCTTTTCCGGCACCAGGCAGCAGAAATGGGGTTGAGTCTCGCAGGCAATGGCCAGCATCTCTTCCGTGACCGCCATCTCCAGATTCATGCGCGTATCCAGCGTCTGACGCAGAATACGCACGTCGCGGTCGGTGATGTGGCGGCGGTCTTCACGCAGGTGAACGGTAATGCCGTCGGCGCCAGCCTGTTCGGCGATAAATGCCGCCTGAACCGGATCGGGATAAGCCGTGCCGCGTGCGTTACGCAGCGTGGCAATGTGATCAATATTGACGCCTAACAGTAATTCAGCCATGACAATCCTCGGTATTTTGGTTCATTTCCCTTCCTTCTCCGGGAGAGGGCAACGTTAACGTTTCGGCATAAACTGCCTGAATAATTCGCGGCTCTTTAAGGGCTTGCCGCCAAGATACGGCTTGAGGGCGATCCGGGTAAAGCGTTTTGCTGCGCGCAGGGTGTCCTGATCGGGAAACTCGCGCGCATAAAGCGCCCGAAGCTGTCGCCCGGTAAAGGTACTGTTATCAATCACGATACTGGCGATAAACCCTTTTTCTTCCCGATAGCGGTAGGTCATCGCGTCTTCGACCTCGTCTCCGCTTCCCGCACAATGCAGAAAATCGACGCCGTATCCCAGATGCCCCAGCAGCGCCAGTTCAAAACGTCGCAAGGCAGGTTCAGGCGTGCCGGTTGCCCCAGCGAGGGCCTGGATACAGTGCAGATAATCAAAGAAAAGTTCAGAGAAGCGAGTCTCATGTTCAAGAACCCGCGAGATGAGTTCATTGACATACAGACCGCTGTACAGGGTGATACCAGAAAGAGGAAGCGCCAGGGAGACGGCTTCAGCGCTGCGCAGGGTTTTCACTTCCCCTCGCCCACCAAAGCGGACCAGCAGCGGCGTGAAAGGCTGTAGGGCACCTTTCAGATTAGAACGTTTGGAACGTGCGCCTTTCGCTACAAGGCGCACGCGACCGGACTCTTCCGTGAAGACGTCCAGCATCAGGCTGGTTTCGCTCCAGGGACGACTATGCAGGACGAAGGCGCGCTGCCATCCTTCCATCATACTCGTCGTCTTAGGTTACTGGTCTTCGCCGTAACCGAGGCTGCGCAGAGCACGCTCATCATCGGCCCAGCCAGATTTCACTTTCACCCACAGCTCCAGGTGAACCGGCGCTTCAAACATCTCCATCATGTCTTTACGGGCTTCAATACCGATGGTTTTGATCTTGGCACCTTTGTTGCCGATCACCATCTTCTTCTGCCCCTCACGCTCAACGAGGATCAGGCCGTTAATGTCGTAGCCGCCGCGCTCGTTGGTCTGGAAACGCTCGATCTCCACCGTCACAGAGTACGGCAGTTCCGCGCCCAGGAAACGCATCAGCTTTTCACGGATGATTTCAGACGCCATAAAGCGCTGAGAACGATCGGTGATGTAGTCTTCCGGGAAGTGATGAATCGCTTCCGGAAGATGCTTACGCACGATGCCCGCGATGGTATCGACGTTCAGGCCAGTCTCTGCAGACAGCGGAACGATATCGAGGAAGTTCATCTGGCTGCCCAGCCACTGAAGATGCGGCAGCAGGTCAGCCTTTTCCTGCACGTTGTCAACTTTATTGACCGCGAGGATGACCGGCGTTTTGCCGTCACGTAGCTTGTTCAGCACCATTTCGTCGTCCGGTGTCCAGCGGGTGCCTTCCACAACGAAAATGACCAGTTCTACATCACCAATCGAGCTGCTCGCCGCTTTGTTCATCAGACGGTTAATGGCACGCTTCTCTTCCATGTGCAGGCCCGGAGTATCGACGTAGATCGCCTGATACGCGCCTTCAGTATGGATGCCGACAATGCGGTGACGCGTGGTCTGCGCCTTACGCGAGGTAATAGAAATCTTCTGCCCAAGCAGATTATTCAGCAGGGTGGATTTGCCGACGTTCGGACGTCCGACGATGGCAATAAATCCGCAATACGTTTTTTCTTCGCTCATTCCAGCTCCAGCATTTTTAACGCCTGTTCGGCGGCAGCCTGTTCAGCCTTACGACGGCTTGAACCTGTGCCCACCACCGGTTCACTCAGGCCACTGACCTGGCAATGGATGGTAAATTCCTGATCGTGCGCTTCACCACGTACCTGCACCACCAGATAAGATGGCAGCGGCAGATGACGGCCCTGCAAATATTCCTGCAGACGCGTTTTCGGATCTTTTTGTTTATCGCCCGGGCTGATTTCGTCCAGACGGCTCTGATACCAGTTGAGGATCAGCTTTTCTACGGTCTGGATATCGCTGTCCAGGAACACACCACCAATTAATGCTTCGACCGTATCGGCAAGAATAGATTCACGACGGAAGCCGCCGCTTTTCAGTTCACCCGGCCCAAGACGCAGACATTCGCCCAGTTCAAATTCGCGCGCGATTTCCGCAAGGGTATTCCCCCGAACCAGCGTGGCACGCATGCGGCTCATATCCCCCTCGTCAACACGCGGGAAACGATGATAAAGCGCATTCGCAATCACGAAACTTAAAATTGAGTCGCCTAAAAACTCAAGACGCTCATTATGCTTGCTGCTGGCACTGCGGTGGGTTAATGCCTGTTGCAACAACTCCTGATGATGAAAAGTGTAGCCCAGCTTCCGTTGAAGCCGATTAATTACGATGGGGTTCATGCGATACCAATAAATGAATGCGTCAAAAATGCAGCACACGAAACCGACCTGAGAAAACCAACGCGGTTTCGTGTGCCGTGGCACCCTTGCAGGGCCAACCTTAAACTTCGGGGGAATATTCTATACACAACGACAGGGGATGTCGTTAGTTCAAAGAGATTTATCGAGGAAATAATTCACGTAGCCGCTAATTAAAGCGGCTACGCGTTCATTTATTGAGAATTAATGGATTCCGCCAATGCGATTCAGGCGTACACCGGTAGGCCATTCGCCTTCCTGTTTCTCAAAACTCATCCAGATTGCGGTGGCTTTACCGACCAAATTCGCCTCAGGCACAAATCCCCAGTAACGGCTGTCCGCAGAATTATCGCGGTTATCCCCCATCATGAAGTAATGTCCCGGCGGTACAATCCAGCTCGCCAGCTGCTGACCCGGCTGCTGATAATACATACCCACCTGATCCTGCGCGATTGGCACCGTGAGGATACGGTGAGTCACATCACCCAGCGTCTCTTTGCGCTCGACCAGACGAATACCGTTCTCTTTGGTTTCGCCTTTTGGCACCTGGAAGAACCCGCTGGTCGCTTCACCGCCGTTACGACGGGCAAAGGTCTGCACAAAATCACTCGGCTCAACGTTTGAGTAGGTGATGGGCAGTGCGTTTTCACACGCGGTGCCAGAACTGCAGCCGGGCTGAACGGTAACTTCCTTGGCGACCGGATCGTAGGTCACTTTATCACCCGGCAGGCCAACCGCACGCTTGATGTAGTCCAGACGCGGATCTTCCGGGTATTTGAACACCACGATGTCGCCACGCTTCGGATGACCGGTTTCGATCAGCGTTTTCTGGTAGATAGGATCTTTAATGCCGTAGGCAAACTTCTCTACCAGAATAAAATCACCAATCAGCAGCGTTGGCATCATTGAACCGGATGGGATCTGGAACGGCTCGTAAATAAACGATCGCACCACCAGCACAATGGCCAGCACCGGGAATACCGAGGCGCCCGTTTCCAGCCAGCCCGGTTTCGGGCCGACTTTTTTCAGGGTTTTCGCATCCAGCTGATCGCCAGTGGCTGCCTGTGCGGCAGCCTGACGCTCACGGCGTTTTGGGGCGAAGATAAACTTATCCAGACACCACAGCAGACCTGTCACCAGGGTAGCAATGACCAGGATCAGGGCAAACATGTTCGCCATGCCAACTCCTTAAAGGTTATTTGCCGTCTTTACCAACATGAAGAATGGCAAGGAATGCTTCCTGTGGCAGCTCAACGTTACCGACCTGCTTCATACGCTTCTTACCTTCTTTCTGCTTCTGCAGCAGCTTTTTCTTACGACTGACGTCACCGCCGTAGCACTTCGCCAGAACGTTTTTACGCAGCTGTTTCACCGTAGAACGCGCGATAATATGGTTACCAATGGCCGCCTGAATCGCGATGTCGAACTGCTGACGCGGGATCAGATCTTTCATTTTCTCAACCAGCTCGCGACCACGGTACGGCGCATTGTCGTTGTGGGTGATCAGGGCCAACGCATCCACACGCTCACCGTTGATTAGCACGTCCACACGCACCATGTTGGAGGCCTGGAAACGCTTGAAGTTGTAATCCAGGGACGCATAGCCACGGGAGGTAGACTTCAGGCGATCGAAGAAGTCGAGTACCACTTCCGCCATCGGGATTTCATAGGTCAGCGCCACCTGGTTACCGTGGTAGACCATGTTGGTCTGCACGCCACGCTTCTCAATACACAGTGTAATGACGTTGCCCAGGAACTCCTGTGGCAGCAGCATGTGACACTCTGCAATCGGCTCACGCAGTTCGTGGATATTGTTCAGCGGCGGCAGCTTGGACGGGCTATCGACGTAGATCACTTCTTTCGAGGTGGTTTCTACCTCATACACAACGGTCGGTGCGGTGGTGATCAGATCCAGATCGTATTCACGTTCCAGACGCTCCTGAATGATCTCCATGTGCAGCAGGCCGAGGAAGCCACAGCGGAAACCGAAGCCCAGCGCCGTTGAGCTTTCTGGCTCGTAGAACAGGGAAGCATCGTTCAGGCTCAATTTACCGAGCGCATCACGGAAGTTTTCATAGTCATCTGAGCTGACCGGGAACAGACCCGCGTAAACCTGCGGTTTCACCTTTTTAAAGCCTGGCAGCGCTTTATCTGCCGGGTTACGTGCTCCGGTCAGAGTATCGCCCACTGGCGCGCCGAGGATGTCTTTAATGGCGCAGACAAGCCAGCCTACTTCGCCACATTTCAGCTCGGTACGGTCAACCTGTTTTGGCGTGAAGATACCCAGACGGTCAGCGTTGTAAACCTGACCAGTACTCATTACCTTGATTTTGTCGCCTTTACGCATGGTGCCGTTTTTAATACGCACCAGAGAGACAACACCAAGGTAGTTATCGAACCAGGAGTCGATGATCAGCGCCTGCAGTGGGCCATCCGGGTCACCTTCCGGGGCCGGGATGTCACGCACCAGGCGTTCCAGCACATCGGTCACGCCCACACCGGTTTTCGCGGAGCAGCGCACGGCATCCGTCGCGTCAATGCCGACAATATCTTCAATCTCTTCCGCGACGCGTTCAGGATCGGCAGCTGGCAGGTCGATTTTATTCAGAACCGGCACAACCTCGAGATCCATTTCCATCGCGGTATAGCAGTTTGCCAGGGTCTGGGCTTCAACACCCTGCCCGGCATCGACGACCAGCAGCGCACCTTCACAGGCCGCCAGCGAGCGTGATACTTCATAGGAGAAGTCAACGTGGCCTGGGGTGTCGATAAAGTTCAGTTGATAGGTTTCACCATCAGCCGCTTTGTAATCCAGCGTAACGCTTTGCGCCTTAATGGTGATACCGCGTTCGCGTTCCAGGTCCATGGAGTCCAGAACCTGGGCTTCCATTTCACGATCAGACAGGCCACCGCAAATCTGGATAATACGGTCAGACAGCGTCGACTTACCGTGGTCAATGTGAGCAATGATGGAGAAATTTCTTATGTTCTTCATATGTATGGATTTATTAACTCGCTATGCGGATTAAATCTTCTTGATGGACACAGCGGTGGACACTCCACAGTAACTACCCCATCAACGACTGGCATGCATATTACACTGTAGCGCCCAAATCGTCAGCATACGATCTCCTGTTCATTGAGTGAAAACGAGTGCCTACAGTTAAGCAATGTAAATTAAATTGTTGGGCAGTCATCATCACCCAGCGCGCGGTTGATGAAGAACGTCACTCTACCAAGCACCTCCCCCCTTCCAGAGCAGCACCTTCGATCGCTTCGCCATCATCTGTCATGAGTGACAGCCCCATCAGATTGGCAAACTGTGTGTGGCAGTCGCACAGAATCAACAACACATCGCCTGGCGTCTTCTTCATTACAGGTTCGATTACCGCAAAGCCTTTATCAGTTTCGAAGCTCGCTCTGCAACTCTTACATCGCCCCATCACCGGCCATTCGCCGCCCGTTTTGCATAAGACGGGCGGCAGTTTACTTTACTCGTTCTATTAAGGATATTGCGTGTTTTACTCAGCTTTTTTTAGGTAATGGTGCCAACTTACTGATTTAGTGTACGATGGTGTTTTTGAGGTGCTCCCGTGGCTTCCATCTCCATCAGTTGTCCCTCCTGCTCAGCTACTGAAGGCGTGGTGCGTAACGGTAAAAGTACTGCCGGACATCAGCGCTATCTCTGCTCTCACTGCCGTAAAACATGGCAGCTACAGTTCACTTACACCGCCTCTCAGCCCGGTACACACCAGAAAATCATTGATATGGCCATGAATGGTGTTGGATGCCGGGCAACCGCCCGCATTATGGGCGTTGGCCTCAACACGATTTTACGTCACTTAAAAAACTCAGGCCGCAGTCGGTAACCTCGCGCATACAGCCGGGCAGTGATGTGATTGTCTGCGCTGAAATGGACGAACAGTGGGGCTACGTCGGTGCTAAATCACGTCAGCGCTGGCTGTTTTACGCGTATGACAGGATACGGAGGACGGTTGTGGCGCACGTCTTCGGTGAACGCACTCTGGCCACACTGGAGCGTCTTCTGAGCCTGCTGTCGGCCTTTGAGGTCGTGGTATGGATGACGGATGGCTGGCCGCTGTATGAATCCCGCCTGAAGGGAAAGCTGCACGTAATCAGCAAGCGTTACACTCAGCGAATTGAGCGGCATAACCTGAATCTGAGACAACATCTGGCAAGGCTGGGACGGAAGTCACTGTCGTTCTCAAAATCGGTGGAGCTGCATGACAAGGTCATCGGGCATTATCTGAACATAAAACACTATCAGTAAGTTGGAGTCATTACCGATGGTTTTACATTACAGTCATTCTCTGTCTAATACATGATCAGGAGATTTGTTCAGTGAATGTTTCTGCCCGTTTTGTTATACTATTAAATCTTGCATGCGCTGCTTTATTATTTACTCTACTCAATGCTAGGTTTGATTTATTCTGATCAGGATCTCATTTTACTTACTCGAAATCCCTCCTAAGATTCATGCATGTACATATCTTACATCCAATCGAGTAGTAAATCGAAAATCATCAGGGAGAATAATGACTTGATAAAGGACGTGATCATTGACCATCGTCCTAACTTTCCATAAACAGGTGGGTATTTAGTGTATGAACCCTCGTCCAACTAGTTCCTTCCGATTACCCTTAAAGCACTTTTCATGGTGATGTTTTTCCTTGTTACATATTTGGATGCTTGTTTTAAGGCATTATTCATTGCTATTACAGTCACAGGCCTAGCTAACCCTTTAACTCGATTTGATCTACTCTGGAAAACATAAATATCAGAAGGATTGCAATCCTTTCTGTACGCAATTAACTTAGAAAGCAATAAATTTAATCTAATTGTTCGTGGCTCAAATTTTGGAGTTCCAGCCAAGTGCAGCATGTCATCTTCGATATCGGAATATCTAATAGTAATCACCCTGCTGCCTTCAGCACGGAGAGAAAACAATGTTAACCATAAGTCTGCCCATGTTGATGAGATTTTAGACAATTCAAAGTGAATAGCCCTAAACTCTTCAGGTGTAATAGAATCTGTTTTTGCCATGAATACCCCCAATGCTCAACCCAACCGTTTACCAAAATTTCAACAACTTTATTACATTATTTCAATACTTTATTACGAAAATTGGATTAAATGTTCAATATTTTTTTCCTCTACCCCTACCGCGCCGGAAATTTTTTATACAAGGTGCACACCGCAACGTCGTAAATAATCGCCACCTGCTTTCTGTCCATTCCGTTTGCGATCAGCCTGCCAGCCTGCGCCCATTGCTCAGGGGTTAACTTCGGCCTTCTGCCGCCTATGCGCCCTTTCTCCCGGGCTGCCGCCAGTCCTGCCCGGGTGCGTTCCACGATTAACTCCCTCTCCATCTCGGCCAGGGCTGACATGATGTGGAATATGAAACGCCCCATTGGGCTGGAAGTGTCGATGCTGTCCGTAAGGCTTTTGAAGTGGATGCCGCGCTGCCGGAGTTCGTCCACCAGCAGTACCAGATTCCGCATGCTTCGCCCGAGGCGATCCAGCTTCCACACTACCAGCGTATCGCCCTCACTCAGCGTTCGAAGAAGCCTTTTAAGCGCTGGCCGGTTCGCTACCGTCCCGCTCATTTTTTCCTCAAAAACCTGTTCACATCCTGCGCGTTCGAGAGCTTGTCGCTGGAGATCCGTATTTTGGTCATTTGTTGACACCCTTACGTAGCCAATTTGCATGTTTTTCACCCAATATTTTCTGCACAAAAATCAGGTGAAGTTATCGGCATGGCTGCCGCAGGGCAATCTATAAAACGTCGGTTTGGGAACATCCGCGACGAGGGACGTCGGGATGAATTCGGGAAACGTCTTACAGGTAGGAGCGTTTGGATTGCCTACTGGTGATGCCAGAGCCTTTAAAACAGACACGGCTGTTGCCCCAGATGGAACAAACTTCGACAGCCTGACAGAGCCAGGAACTTACCGTTTGCTCATAGACATGGCTAAGTCGACTTCGGGGCCTATCTCCAGCTGGTATGGGTAGAAGATGTCACGGATCTGCGGGTACGTCGGCGCGAAATAACCCTGGTTGATTTTAGGGTGCTCCCACATCCCCTTACAGATGCCGCCACAACCCACCCACGTCTTACCGGAACCGAACCCGGCAACGTAGGCTTTGAATTTGTGCTGCATCGCGAGGAAACGCGCCTGAGGAATGTTAAGTGTCGGGCTGATCCCCATCTTCCGCCCTCGCGTCCACTACGTTGATATTGATCTGAACTGGGGTCGGTTCGTCACCATCACCATCACCGGCCAGCTCTTTGCGGAGTTTCTCAACCTCCAGCTGCCGGCGGTCGATTTCGATCTGCTGGAGACGCTGAGCGAACTCGCTATCCGCCAGGCCAAGCCGTTTCATTACGGCTTCGAACATACGCTCACGGCTGATAGCGGTTATCTCGACGCCGTTCTTTCCGACCTTTACGCCGGAGTAAGCGAGTCGCGAGACTGGCGAGAGTTTACGTGTATCAGCGAAGTAAGGCTGGCCGATACCATCGCCGTTGCAGCGTGGGCAACTGAAGTTTTCTGAAGGAGTTGATAACCAATTTGTTCAGCGGATTTTTTGCTGTAACCCGCCCTGATAGCTGCTTGTGTGGCGTTACCATCCTTTAGGTATTCCGCAACAAATAAGCGTTGCTGAGCAGTAAGTCCATCATCATCCATCAGCTCATTTGCGCTTTGTTCTTTCTGCGCAATGCGCACTTTTTTCTGCGCAGATTTGTGCGCAGTTTGCGCAGAAGTTTTTTTGATATATCGACGGGCGGTAGCGTAGTTCAGTCCCTGCGCTTCACACCATTCCTTTGGTGATACGCCGGTTGCGGCATGTTCGGACAGGAACCGTTGCTGAAGCTCTCCCCAGTCCGATTTTGCCATTATTCACTCCAATAAAAAAAGCCACCAGCGAGTGCCAGTGGCTTGAATGTGGTAATCAGAAATGGGTTCGAACCGTTGGGACAAACAATATTAAGCGCTCACCCGCTGGATTAAAGTAGCATCACGCTTCGTCTGGCCGATATGAACTCCTGTATCACTCTACTGACGTATAGAACCAAGCATGACCCATCCTACTGCTACGCGCCAGTCTCGCTGCTTTCAACCAATCAGAGCATCATAAGCCTCGATAATTTCTTTCCTGCTCACGTATCTATCGGCTGCCACCAATATGGCACCACTTTCGCCTTTCAGAAAAGTTGAAAAAAAAATCACCACATCCAAACACCTCACCTCATTATTAGCATACAGATAAAGAATCTTGCTCCGATAACTTCGAATTTTCAGCAACTTAGCAGGCTCATCATCAGCAAAAATCAATAACTGTGCCATAAAATCTCCTTCTACACATAATTCCTTACAAGAGAAGATTGTTAGTCCCATGAACACTCAATCACATTGACGAATCTTTTGCCTGTGATTTACGTTACCTTTAATAGCCCAAAAGTCTTTTTTAACTCATACACCTGAATTCAATTCTGAAAGAAGTGAAAATGGCAGCAAACAAATCACCAGGAGTTTAACTTTATTTAATTAGTTATAGTGCAGAATGCTTAACCCTGTATATAGAGTTCGCTTCTTCGCACTTTTCTTTCAAGTATATGAACCGGGTGGATACTTCACTGTTTGAGCAGTTCGTCACAATGCAGTAACCCTCTACCCACGCCTTTTCATCCTTTTCGGCAAACAAACTTTCGAAAATGGCAACCCAAGTGCTGTTAGGCATGCGTTCCAGTTCAAAATACTTCATTGTCCCTCCCTCACGAAGGGTTCTGTACTCATCCAATCCTAAGATTTTCATACTGCATCTCACGGTCTTTTTAATGTTATGATTTCTAGCATCATATCCAGGCTTTTCCTACCCCCAAATCCATGGGACTCTGCATTTTATCATCATTAGCAACCAGCAGATGAGCTTTGTAATAGATGAAGAATGCGCATAAGAAAGCCATAGCTATTCATGTGACATGCCTGTCCTCAGTATTGGATTTAGGTTACCTCCTGGATAAAACTTACCCATCAACATTAAAAATACAACGATTCCAACAGGCACTCCAACAATAGGTGTAGCGAACGCGCTTACTCCCACGGCGGCAACCATACCTCCCAAAGTACTAAACATGATGGGTATGATTAACATAATGATAGCCTGGGGTATTCCTGCCTTCCAGAGGAGTAACACCATAATGACAACAAAGAACACCATGAGAAAAGGCATTGTTTGCCCCCTTAATTAAACACACTCTCTATATAACGACCATTTGGAAAATTTATTTAGTTATCTTTCAATTAAGGCCTACTTGCAGTTCGCCTGCCACGCTTTGTTATGCGCCAGGATGTCGCGCTTCGTCTGCCTGTCCAGTACATCCCAGTCGTGCGCTGTGCAGTAGATGGGTTTAACCCAGTCGCAAGACGTATCGGCTACCTCAACCCTTACGGGTCCAGTTGTCCCGCAGCTCGCGATCAACATCGTCGTCAGACATATGGTTAACAGTCTGCTGTACATTGCTGGCCTCTTTCGTTGCTTCTACCCGGCGTTCGGCTGCTGCGACCGTTGCCGCTGCGTTATCTTCGGTGCGCTGCTGGTCGGCTTTCACTTCAGCTTTGCTGGTGCCGCGAATATGGCCCAGGCCAAAAGCGCCGGCGATAGCGGAAATAACCAATGCGACCAGCCCAATTATCGTTTCGATCCCCACATTCACCTCATACCAGAACGGATTTCGCCAGGTTCAACAGCGCACGGCGTTTATCCAGCCCGTTGCGGCCGCCATTGATTAACAGTGTCACGCGCTCAACGTCGCCGGAATGAAGAAGGCAACCGCGGGAGGCATAGAACCATGCGGCAGAGCGCGCGGCGTATTCATCCTTTTCAAGCA comes from Enterobacter kobei and encodes:
- a CDS encoding recombinase family protein, producing the protein MQIGYVRVSTNDQNTDLQRQALERAGCEQVFEEKMSGTVANRPALKRLLRTLSEGDTLVVWKLDRLGRSMRNLVLLVDELRQRGIHFKSLTDSIDTSSPMGRFIFHIMSALAEMERELIVERTRAGLAAAREKGRIGGRRPKLTPEQWAQAGRLIANGMDRKQVAIIYDVAVCTLYKKFPAR
- the lepA gene encoding translation elongation factor 4, giving the protein MKNIRNFSIIAHIDHGKSTLSDRIIQICGGLSDREMEAQVLDSMDLERERGITIKAQSVTLDYKAADGETYQLNFIDTPGHVDFSYEVSRSLAACEGALLVVDAGQGVEAQTLANCYTAMEMDLEVVPVLNKIDLPAADPERVAEEIEDIVGIDATDAVRCSAKTGVGVTDVLERLVRDIPAPEGDPDGPLQALIIDSWFDNYLGVVSLVRIKNGTMRKGDKIKVMSTGQVYNADRLGIFTPKQVDRTELKCGEVGWLVCAIKDILGAPVGDTLTGARNPADKALPGFKKVKPQVYAGLFPVSSDDYENFRDALGKLSLNDASLFYEPESSTALGFGFRCGFLGLLHMEIIQERLEREYDLDLITTAPTVVYEVETTSKEVIYVDSPSKLPPLNNIHELREPIAECHMLLPQEFLGNVITLCIEKRGVQTNMVYHGNQVALTYEIPMAEVVLDFFDRLKSTSRGYASLDYNFKRFQASNMVRVDVLINGERVDALALITHNDNAPYRGRELVEKMKDLIPRQQFDIAIQAAIGNHIIARSTVKQLRKNVLAKCYGGDVSRKKKLLQKQKEGKKRMKQVGNVELPQEAFLAILHVGKDGK
- a CDS encoding IS1 family transposase (programmed frameshift) produces the protein MASISISCPSCSATEGVVRNGKSTAGHQRYLCSHCRKTWQLQFTYTASQPGTHQKIIDMAMNGVGCRATARIMGVGLNTILRHFKKLRPQSVTSRIQPGSDVIVCAEMDEQWGYVGAKSRQRWLFYAYDRIRRTVVAHVFGERTLATLERLLSLLSAFEVVVWMTDGWPLYESRLKGKLHVISKRYTQRIERHNLNLRQHLARLGRKSLSFSKSVELHDKVIGHYLNIKHYQ